CGCGAGGCCCTGGCGAACACGCCGGCCATACGAACCTCCCCCTCTCCGCTCCCGCGCGCGATGTCACGTACGCGTTCGATGGTAACCGGCCCCGCTGACAACGGAACGGGTCAGGAGGACTTGAGGGTTCCCCAGACCACCAGCCGGTACTTGGAGCTGTACTCGGGCGTGCAGGTGGTGAGGGTGATGTACGCGCCGGGCTCGCCGTACCCCTGGTCCGGCTTCACCAGGCTCTGCGGCACGGGCGCGATCACCCCGGTGTCCCGCTCGGTCGTCTCGCTCAGGATCTTCCCGACCACGTACGTGTACCTGCGCCCCCGCAGGTCGACGATCAGCTCGTCGCCCGCCCGCAGCCGGTTGATGTACCGGAACGGCTCGCCGTGGGTGTTCCGGTGGCCGGCCAGCGCGAAGTTCCCCCGCTCCCCGGGCCCGGCGGTCCCGGGGTACTGCCCGGCGTAGCCCTTGTCGAGGACGGCCCGCTTGTCGACCCCCTGCGCGACGGGGACGACGAGGCCGAGGCGCGGAACGCGCAGGACGGCGTACGCCCGGTCCCGCGCAGGCGGCCCGGCGGCGGGCCGGGCGGCGGCCCGGGTCGCCGCGGGCGCCGCCCCGGAATCCGCCGGCCCGCTCGGTTCCGGCCCCACCACCGGCCCGCCACCGACCCCGGCCTCGTCCCCGCCACCGCCACCGACCCCGGAACCAGCGACGGGCCCCTCACCCCACGCCCGCTCCAGCGCCTGGACCTGCTCCTGCGCGGCAGCCGCGGCCTGCCGGTTGGTCCACCACACCTGATGCACCACCAGCAACAGGATCGCCACCCCCACGGTGACGATCAGCTCGGCGCCCGCCCACAGCACCCCCGCGAGACCGGCCCGGCGCCCCCGCCGGCCGCTCCCCTGCACCACCACAGGTACGCGATCTCGCACGGGCGGCACCCTAAGACCGACCGGCAGTAGGGCCGTGGGTGTCGGTGATCGGCGGCCCGAGCGCAAGGCAGGCACGAGCCTGAGTGATCATGGAGTTCTCTACGCTCAGTGATCACCGGAGGGCTCGTGCCTGTCCTGCCATCATGCCTGCTCGAACCCCTGTGGGACCAGTTCGCGGCGCTGCTGCCCGCGCACGTGGACGGCCATCCGCTTGGCTGCCACAATCCGCGCCTCCCCGACCGGATCGTCTTCGAGCACGTGATCGCTGCCCTCGTGCACGGCTCCGGCTACGAACGCATCGCCAGTCCCGGCTGCTCCGACCGCACTATCCGACGCCGCGTCAGACACTGGGCCGACCTGGGGATATGTCAGCAACTGCACGCCTTGGCCCTGGAGGCGTACGACCGCATGATCGGCCTGGAACTCGACGAACTGTCGGTCGACGGCTGCATCACCAAGGCGCCCTGCGGCGGCGAGAAGGCCGGCCGCTCCCCGGTCGACCGCGGCAAGCAGGGCCTGAAACGCTCGGTAGCAGCCGAGGCCCGCGGTGTTCCGCTCGGCCTGGTCTCCGCCGGAGCCAACCGGCACGACTCGCCCCTGCTCATCCCCACCCTCGACGCCGTGAAAACCCAGGTCGGACCACTCCCCGAGCAGGTCAACGTCAACCTGGACCGCGGCTACGACAGCGCGAAGACCCGGACCGCGCTGGAGGAGTTCGGCTTCACCGTCGAGATCGCCCGCAAGGGTGTGCCCGCCCCAATCCAAGCCGGGAAACGCTGGGTGGTGGAGCGCGCACACTCGTGGATGAACGGCTTCGGCAAACTG
Above is a genomic segment from Streptomyces sp. NBC_01233 containing:
- a CDS encoding IS5 family transposase codes for the protein MPVLPSCLLEPLWDQFAALLPAHVDGHPLGCHNPRLPDRIVFEHVIAALVHGSGYERIASPGCSDRTIRRRVRHWADLGICQQLHALALEAYDRMIGLELDELSVDGCITKAPCGGEKAGRSPVDRGKQGLKRSVAAEARGVPLGLVSAGANRHDSPLLIPTLDAVKTQVGPLPEQVNVNLDRGYDSAKTRTALEEFGFTVEIARKGVPAPIQAGKRWVVERAHSWMNGFGKLRRCTEKNGNVVDFYLHLTATIVTLRMLIRRATLQYRWDTRPTTRRLK
- a CDS encoding class E sortase, with amino-acid sequence MRDRVPVVVQGSGRRGRRAGLAGVLWAGAELIVTVGVAILLLVVHQVWWTNRQAAAAAQEQVQALERAWGEGPVAGSGVGGGGGDEAGVGGGPVVGPEPSGPADSGAAPAATRAAARPAAGPPARDRAYAVLRVPRLGLVVPVAQGVDKRAVLDKGYAGQYPGTAGPGERGNFALAGHRNTHGEPFRYINRLRAGDELIVDLRGRRYTYVVGKILSETTERDTGVIAPVPQSLVKPDQGYGEPGAYITLTTCTPEYSSKYRLVVWGTLKSS